A window of Corallococcus macrosporus DSM 14697 contains these coding sequences:
- a CDS encoding SDR family oxidoreductase, whose translation MSNLKGKTLFISGASRGIGKAIALRAARDGANIIVAAKTTEPHPKLPGTIYTAAEEIEKAGGKALPCVVDIRDEQQIAAAVAKAVETFGGIDILVNNASAISLTGTLETPMKRFDLMHGINTRGTYACSQACIPYLKKASNPHILNNSPPLNMEARWFAPHVAYTMAKFGMSMCVLGMAEELRSDGIAVNAIWPRTVIATAAVQNLLGGDETIRGCRTPEIMADAAYAILTKPSREFTGNFCIDEEVLRGVGVTDFDKYQMVPGAELLPDYFI comes from the coding sequence ATGTCCAATCTCAAGGGAAAGACGCTGTTCATCTCCGGTGCCAGCCGTGGCATCGGCAAGGCCATTGCCCTCCGCGCTGCCCGGGATGGCGCCAACATCATCGTCGCCGCCAAGACGACGGAGCCGCACCCGAAGCTCCCCGGCACCATCTACACGGCGGCCGAGGAAATCGAGAAGGCGGGTGGCAAGGCGCTGCCCTGTGTCGTGGACATCCGGGACGAGCAGCAGATCGCCGCCGCCGTGGCCAAGGCGGTGGAGACCTTCGGCGGCATCGACATCCTGGTGAACAACGCCAGCGCCATCAGCCTCACGGGCACGCTCGAGACGCCGATGAAGCGCTTCGACCTGATGCACGGCATCAACACGCGCGGCACGTATGCGTGTTCGCAGGCGTGCATCCCGTACCTGAAGAAGGCCAGCAACCCGCACATCCTCAACAACTCGCCGCCGCTCAACATGGAGGCGCGCTGGTTCGCGCCCCACGTCGCGTACACCATGGCGAAGTTCGGCATGAGCATGTGCGTGCTGGGCATGGCGGAGGAGCTGCGCTCGGACGGCATCGCGGTGAACGCCATCTGGCCGCGCACCGTCATCGCCACCGCGGCGGTGCAGAACCTGCTGGGCGGAGATGAGACCATCCGCGGCTGCCGGACGCCGGAGATCATGGCGGACGCGGCCTACGCCATCCTCACCAAGCCCAGCCGCGAGTTCACCGGCAACTTCTGCATCGACGAGGAGGTCCTGCGCGGCGTGGGCGTGACGGACTTCGACAAGTACCAGATGGTGCCCGGGGCGGAGCTGCTCCCCGACTACTTCATCTGA
- a CDS encoding acyl-CoA dehydrogenase family protein, whose amino-acid sequence MTERNAIAAGFLTHEVTNQPPPLVYDAWKTDTVLREVVAREGGGWAEDALAKYGVLVGGEMQQLAFLANENKPRFRPFDRYGNRRDEVEFHPAYHRLMELGMAHGVSGFAWRNEGTPGAHVARMGLFYLHNQADQGTSCPLTMTYASVPALRHQPEVALEWLPRVSSAAYDSRFIPAALKTGATLGMGMTEKQGGSDVRTNTTKAHRLGEGRGPGQPYALVGHKWFFSAPMSDAWLVLAHAEGGLSCFLMPRFTPDGELNAIRVQRLKDKLGDWSNASSEVELHGAYAVMVGPEGRGVPTILEMVALTRQDCMIGSSGQMRQALVQAIHHTRHRVAFGKRLSDQPLMRNVLADLALELEAHVALTGRVSRAVDATPRDEKEAAFCRIATAVGKYWVCKRTPPFVNEAQECLGGAGYVEETNLPRLYRQAPLNSIWEGSGNIQCLDVLRAASREPASREALFAELLAAQGGHPAYDEATARLGKALANTDSMEARSRTIVEGLALALQASLLIRAGNTAVSDAFCESRLGGAHGQTFGTLPAHAPMQMLIERAFSEEVS is encoded by the coding sequence ATGACTGAACGCAACGCCATCGCCGCCGGTTTCCTCACGCACGAGGTCACGAACCAGCCTCCGCCGCTCGTGTACGACGCGTGGAAGACGGACACCGTGCTGCGCGAGGTGGTGGCCCGCGAGGGTGGCGGCTGGGCGGAGGACGCGCTGGCGAAGTACGGCGTGCTGGTGGGCGGGGAGATGCAGCAGCTCGCGTTCCTGGCCAACGAGAACAAGCCCAGGTTCCGGCCCTTCGACCGCTATGGCAACCGCCGCGACGAGGTGGAGTTCCACCCCGCGTACCACCGGCTGATGGAGCTGGGCATGGCCCACGGCGTGTCCGGCTTCGCCTGGCGCAACGAGGGCACGCCCGGCGCCCACGTGGCGCGCATGGGCCTCTTCTACCTGCACAACCAGGCGGACCAGGGCACGAGCTGTCCCCTGACGATGACGTACGCCTCCGTGCCCGCGCTGCGGCACCAGCCGGAGGTGGCGCTGGAGTGGCTGCCGCGCGTGAGCTCGGCGGCCTATGACAGCCGCTTCATCCCCGCCGCGCTGAAGACGGGGGCCACCCTGGGCATGGGCATGACGGAGAAGCAGGGCGGCTCCGACGTGCGCACCAACACCACCAAGGCGCACCGCCTGGGTGAAGGCCGCGGGCCCGGGCAGCCCTACGCGCTGGTGGGCCACAAGTGGTTCTTCTCCGCGCCCATGAGCGACGCCTGGCTGGTGCTGGCGCACGCGGAGGGCGGCCTGTCGTGCTTCCTGATGCCGCGCTTCACGCCGGACGGTGAGCTCAACGCCATCCGCGTCCAGCGGCTGAAGGACAAGCTGGGCGACTGGAGCAACGCCAGCTCGGAGGTGGAGCTGCACGGCGCCTACGCGGTGATGGTGGGCCCGGAGGGCCGCGGCGTCCCCACCATCCTGGAGATGGTCGCGCTGACGCGGCAGGACTGCATGATTGGCTCCAGCGGGCAGATGCGGCAGGCGCTGGTGCAGGCCATCCACCACACGCGCCACCGCGTGGCGTTTGGCAAGCGGCTCAGCGACCAGCCGCTGATGCGCAACGTGCTCGCGGACCTGGCGCTGGAGCTGGAGGCGCACGTGGCGCTCACCGGGCGCGTGTCCCGCGCGGTGGACGCGACGCCCCGGGACGAGAAGGAGGCCGCGTTCTGCCGCATCGCCACGGCGGTGGGGAAGTACTGGGTGTGCAAGCGCACGCCGCCCTTCGTCAACGAGGCGCAGGAGTGCCTGGGCGGCGCGGGCTACGTGGAGGAGACGAACCTGCCGCGCCTGTACCGGCAGGCGCCGCTCAACTCCATCTGGGAGGGCAGCGGCAACATCCAGTGCCTGGACGTGCTGCGCGCGGCGTCGCGTGAGCCGGCCAGCCGGGAGGCCCTGTTCGCGGAGTTGCTGGCCGCGCAGGGCGGGCACCCCGCGTACGACGAGGCCACCGCGCGGCTGGGCAAGGCGCTGGCCAACACGGACTCGATGGAGGCTCGCTCACGCACCATCGTGGAGGGGCTGGCGCTGGCGCTCCAGGCGTCGCTGCTGATTCGCGCGGGCAACACCGCCGTGTCGGACGCCTTCTGCGAGTCCCGCCTGGGCGGCGCGCATGGCCAGACGTTCGGCACGCTGCCGGCCCACGCGCCGATGCAGATGCTCATCGAGCGCGCCTTCTCCGAGGAGGTGTCGTGA
- a CDS encoding LysR family transcriptional regulator, which yields MNISWDDARLFLAIAEAGSFSGAARRLRMGQPTVSRRLAALEYAVGMALFRRGVDGAVLTAAGERLVQPAKKMAEWAGELHRAAESSDSSPRGLVRVTASPYMSFGFLAPFAGAVMKKHEGLRLEVLSGIQYLDLGRGEADLALRARGPMNADLTLLYSLTVPNAVFAAKSLKARLPKRPTLKELPWVAWAPPYDAVPPNPQLASVIPGFTPVFSADNYLVMLAAAEAGVGAMVLCDVRHRFMRERSLVPLDVDLGPFSTTEYHLVCAKSALDIPRVRKVAELLVEELEQAKKR from the coding sequence ATGAATATCTCCTGGGATGACGCGCGGCTGTTCCTGGCCATCGCCGAGGCGGGCAGCTTCAGCGGCGCGGCGCGGCGGCTCCGGATGGGCCAGCCCACGGTGAGCCGGAGGCTGGCGGCGCTGGAGTACGCGGTGGGCATGGCGCTGTTCCGCCGCGGGGTGGATGGCGCGGTGTTGACGGCCGCGGGCGAGCGGCTGGTGCAGCCCGCGAAGAAGATGGCGGAGTGGGCCGGCGAGCTGCACCGCGCGGCCGAGTCGTCGGACTCGTCGCCGCGGGGGCTGGTGCGGGTGACGGCGTCGCCCTACATGAGCTTCGGTTTCCTCGCGCCCTTCGCCGGGGCGGTGATGAAGAAGCACGAGGGCCTGCGGCTGGAGGTGCTGTCCGGGATTCAGTACCTGGATTTGGGGCGCGGCGAGGCGGACCTGGCGCTGCGAGCCCGGGGCCCGATGAACGCCGACCTGACGCTCCTCTATTCGCTGACGGTCCCCAACGCCGTCTTCGCCGCGAAGTCCCTCAAGGCCCGGCTGCCGAAGCGGCCCACGCTGAAGGAGCTGCCCTGGGTGGCCTGGGCGCCGCCGTACGACGCGGTGCCGCCCAACCCCCAGTTGGCGTCCGTCATCCCCGGCTTCACGCCCGTGTTCTCCGCCGACAACTACCTGGTGATGCTGGCGGCGGCCGAGGCGGGCGTGGGGGCGATGGTGCTCTGCGACGTGCGGCACCGCTTCATGCGTGAGCGGAGCCTCGTGCCGCTCGACGTGGACCTGGGGCCCTTCTCGACCACCGAATACCACCTGGTGTGCGCGAAGTCCGCGCTCGACATCCCGCGGGTGCGGAAGGTCGCGGAGCTGCTGGTCGAGGAGCTGGAGCAGGCGAAGAAGCGTTGA
- a CDS encoding MBL fold metallo-hydrolase, with protein MRTRSIVLSIAAALGGALAVTGFVGCAATSHGVQPSALGKARPSSELLPLLAQPGPVELETVVSSDWAVERGGLINLDHPTAKAAGLVDGAEPAQVFFHALRHPDRGLFIVDTGVETAMRDAPEKAAMQGLIVSAMNMGSMKVHAPLGEWLAKQQQPLAGVFLTHLHPDHVTGMADVPAGTPVYSGPGEASERAFMNLVVQANVDRALAGKPPLSEWTYAREDGGLFDGAVDIFGDGSVWALWLPGHTPGTTAYLVRTPKGPVLLAGDISHTRWGWEHDVEPGSYNNDADGATVSFQKLRAFAKAHPKVEVRLGHQH; from the coding sequence ATGCGGACCCGTTCCATTGTCCTCTCCATCGCCGCCGCGCTCGGCGGCGCCCTCGCCGTCACCGGCTTCGTGGGCTGCGCCGCCACCTCACACGGCGTCCAGCCCTCCGCGCTCGGCAAGGCGCGGCCCTCCTCGGAGCTGCTGCCGCTGCTGGCGCAGCCCGGCCCGGTGGAGCTGGAGACCGTGGTCTCCTCCGACTGGGCGGTGGAGCGCGGCGGCCTCATCAACCTGGACCACCCCACCGCGAAGGCCGCCGGGCTGGTGGACGGCGCGGAGCCCGCGCAGGTCTTCTTCCACGCCCTCCGCCACCCGGACAGGGGCCTCTTCATCGTCGACACGGGCGTGGAGACGGCGATGCGGGACGCGCCGGAGAAGGCCGCCATGCAGGGGCTCATCGTCAGCGCCATGAACATGGGGAGCATGAAGGTGCACGCGCCGCTGGGCGAGTGGCTGGCGAAGCAGCAACAGCCGCTGGCGGGCGTGTTCCTCACCCACCTGCACCCGGACCACGTCACCGGCATGGCGGACGTGCCCGCGGGCACGCCCGTCTACTCCGGGCCGGGCGAGGCCTCCGAGCGCGCCTTCATGAACCTCGTCGTCCAGGCCAACGTCGACCGCGCCCTGGCCGGCAAGCCGCCGCTGTCGGAGTGGACCTACGCACGCGAGGACGGCGGCCTGTTCGACGGCGCGGTGGACATCTTCGGGGACGGCTCCGTGTGGGCGCTCTGGCTGCCCGGCCACACCCCCGGCACCACCGCGTACCTGGTGCGCACCCCGAAGGGCCCGGTGCTGCTCGCGGGGGACATCAGCCACACCCGCTGGGGCTGGGAGCACGACGTGGAGCCCGGCTCGTACAACAACGACGCGGACGGGGCCACGGTGAGCTTCCAGAAGCTGCGCGCGTTCGCCAAGGCGCACCCCAAGGTCGAGGTGCGCCTGGGCCATCAGCACTGA
- a CDS encoding alpha/beta hydrolase family esterase, producing MKRNAVACARTWLLLLAVLSLTAAAPARAGTWVHGVEGTRGFQLWVPTGYAPGTPLPLVVALHGCFQNPSQFAGLTRLNEKADAEQFLVLYPNQATFANPTQCWNFMLVLNQTRDHGEPALVVRMVEQVRRHYAVDARRVYVGGVSSGAVLAGTLLACYSDVFAAGMIGAGAMYKAATTISGTGFAMLFGSIYHPDDRGRDAWVCSGRPRHTMPVLVVHGTKDSVVDLVNGRQATRQFLQTSDYGDDGVANDSIRPAATQVTRASVPGGRAYTVEDYVYGGALVARHIEVQGMDHAWPGGDSRYPFADPSGPDGTALMWDFFRQHTRN from the coding sequence ATGAAGCGGAACGCTGTCGCGTGCGCACGCACGTGGTTGTTGCTGCTCGCCGTCCTGTCGCTCACCGCCGCGGCCCCCGCCCGCGCGGGGACCTGGGTCCATGGCGTCGAAGGGACGCGCGGCTTCCAGCTCTGGGTGCCCACCGGCTACGCGCCGGGCACGCCGCTGCCCCTGGTGGTGGCGCTGCACGGCTGCTTCCAGAACCCCAGCCAGTTCGCTGGCCTCACGCGCCTCAACGAGAAGGCGGACGCCGAGCAGTTCCTGGTGCTGTACCCGAACCAAGCCACGTTCGCGAACCCCACGCAGTGCTGGAACTTCATGCTGGTGCTCAACCAGACGCGCGACCACGGCGAGCCCGCGCTCGTCGTGCGCATGGTGGAGCAGGTGAGGCGGCACTACGCCGTGGACGCGCGCCGGGTCTACGTGGGCGGCGTCAGCTCCGGCGCGGTGCTCGCGGGCACGCTGCTGGCCTGCTACTCGGACGTGTTCGCCGCGGGGATGATTGGCGCGGGCGCCATGTACAAGGCGGCCACCACGATTTCGGGCACGGGCTTCGCCATGCTCTTCGGCAGCATCTACCACCCGGATGACCGGGGCCGGGACGCGTGGGTGTGCTCGGGCCGTCCGCGCCACACGATGCCGGTGCTCGTGGTGCACGGGACGAAGGACAGCGTCGTCGACCTCGTCAATGGCCGGCAGGCGACGCGGCAGTTCCTGCAGACCAGCGACTACGGCGATGACGGCGTGGCCAACGACAGCATCCGTCCGGCGGCCACGCAGGTGACGCGGGCCAGCGTGCCTGGCGGGCGCGCGTACACCGTGGAGGACTACGTCTACGGCGGCGCGCTGGTGGCGCGGCACATCGAAGTCCAGGGCATGGACCACGCCTGGCCCGGCGGGGATTCTCGCTATCCCTTCGCCGACCCGTCCGGGCCGGATGGCACCGCCCTCATGTGGGACTTCTTCCGGCAGCACACCCGGAACTGA
- a CDS encoding alpha/beta fold hydrolase encodes MPLLQLEELSLYFEESGEGTPVLLLHGLGSSGLDWESVAPRLAARHRVILPDARGHGRSGKPPGAYGVPRFARDISGLCDALGLQGVHVVGLSMGGMMGFQLAVDRPELVRSLVIVNSGPELVAHTPRRKLELGLRLALLKLLGPAALAKVLAPRLFPKPEQEALRQRAREIFGANDPDAYLRATKGLVGWSVTRHLGRITCPVLVLASDRDYTPVSTKQAYVDLLPDARLQVLSDSGHASPHDQPEKVAEAVEAFLAGVESAAADARQPG; translated from the coding sequence ATGCCGTTGCTCCAGCTCGAGGAGCTCTCCCTCTACTTCGAGGAGTCGGGTGAGGGCACCCCGGTGCTGCTTCTTCATGGGCTCGGCTCCTCGGGCTTGGACTGGGAGTCCGTGGCACCCAGACTGGCGGCCCGTCATCGCGTCATCCTCCCGGATGCGCGGGGCCATGGCCGCAGCGGGAAGCCGCCGGGCGCGTATGGCGTGCCGCGCTTCGCCCGGGACATCTCGGGGCTGTGTGACGCGCTGGGGCTCCAGGGCGTCCACGTGGTGGGCCTGTCCATGGGGGGGATGATGGGGTTCCAGCTCGCGGTGGACCGGCCGGAGCTGGTGCGAAGCCTGGTCATCGTGAACAGCGGGCCGGAGCTGGTGGCGCACACGCCGCGCCGCAAGCTCGAGCTCGGGCTGCGCCTGGCGCTGCTGAAGCTGCTGGGGCCCGCGGCGCTGGCGAAGGTCCTGGCGCCCAGGCTGTTCCCCAAGCCGGAGCAGGAGGCGCTGCGCCAGCGCGCACGGGAGATTTTCGGCGCCAACGACCCGGACGCGTACCTGCGGGCGACGAAGGGGCTGGTGGGGTGGAGCGTCACGCGGCACCTGGGCCGTATCACCTGCCCGGTGCTGGTGCTCGCGTCCGACAGGGACTACACGCCCGTGTCCACGAAGCAGGCCTACGTGGACCTGCTGCCGGACGCGCGGCTCCAGGTGTTGAGTGACTCCGGCCATGCGTCACCGCATGACCAGCCCGAGAAGGTCGCCGAGGCCGTGGAGGCCTTCCTGGCCGGAGTCGAGTCCGCCGCGGCGGATGCGCGGCAGCCGGGCTGA
- a CDS encoding TetR/AcrR family transcriptional regulator, translating into MSTPPSSRLLATDARLPPTAAPPEGTRRRILETALQLFASRGYHDTSIRDLATALELRPSALYAHFAAKDHVLAELVRIGHEAHFEALETAFQAAKPTPADQVRALVHAHTRVHAEHPQLALVVNEEFYALSPALAAPAQALRDRANAMLIDAIRRGMAQGQFNPLHPEITAAAIVGMGSRIPHWFEPAGPIAVETLAATHAELALRMLGSVATA; encoded by the coding sequence ATGAGTACGCCCCCCAGCTCCCGCCTGCTCGCCACGGACGCCCGCCTCCCCCCCACGGCGGCGCCTCCGGAGGGCACCCGCCGCCGCATCCTGGAGACCGCCCTGCAGCTCTTCGCGAGCCGCGGCTATCACGACACGTCCATTCGAGACCTGGCCACGGCCCTGGAGCTGCGGCCCAGCGCGCTGTATGCCCACTTCGCGGCCAAGGACCACGTCCTCGCGGAGCTGGTGCGCATTGGCCACGAGGCCCACTTCGAGGCGCTGGAGACCGCGTTCCAGGCCGCGAAGCCCACGCCAGCGGACCAGGTCCGCGCGCTGGTCCACGCCCACACGCGCGTCCACGCCGAGCATCCGCAGCTCGCGCTGGTGGTGAACGAGGAGTTCTACGCGCTGAGCCCGGCGCTGGCGGCGCCCGCGCAGGCGCTGCGGGACAGGGCCAACGCCATGTTGATTGACGCCATCCGGCGCGGCATGGCCCAGGGGCAGTTCAACCCGCTCCACCCTGAAATCACCGCCGCGGCGATTGTCGGCATGGGCTCGCGCATCCCCCACTGGTTCGAGCCCGCGGGCCCCATCGCGGTGGAGACCCTGGCGGCCACCCACGCCGAGCTGGCGCTGCGGATGCTGGGAAGTGTCGCCACCGCGTGA
- a CDS encoding outer membrane beta-barrel protein yields the protein MKTQLLWKFTALSLTLSAPAFAADWRNDGNFRRKEVKSADELEQAREDRGFALGLRAGYALPMGNAVGSEDGEGAKMSDAYQGAIPLQADLGYFFNSNVYVGAYFQYAPVFLPESALCEDGMDCSASQMRFGINASYHFRAGEKFMPWLGLGIGYETINIRLSMKEGEVESTIGAGARGIEFASVQGGADYRINDTFSIGPYVSLSAGVYQTATTSIETKNVPILGDISESESESIDDKAVHAWLSGGLRMQVRF from the coding sequence ATGAAGACTCAGTTGCTCTGGAAGTTCACGGCGCTCTCCCTCACCCTGTCCGCTCCCGCCTTCGCCGCGGACTGGCGCAATGACGGCAACTTCCGGCGCAAGGAGGTCAAGAGCGCCGACGAGCTGGAGCAGGCGCGAGAGGACCGGGGCTTCGCGCTGGGCCTGCGCGCGGGCTACGCCCTCCCCATGGGCAATGCCGTCGGCTCCGAGGATGGCGAAGGCGCCAAGATGAGTGACGCGTACCAGGGCGCCATCCCCTTGCAGGCGGACCTCGGTTACTTCTTCAACTCGAACGTCTACGTCGGCGCCTACTTCCAGTACGCGCCCGTGTTCCTGCCAGAGAGCGCGCTGTGCGAAGACGGGATGGACTGCTCGGCGAGCCAGATGCGCTTTGGCATCAACGCGTCCTACCACTTCCGCGCGGGTGAGAAGTTCATGCCCTGGCTGGGGCTGGGCATCGGCTACGAGACGATCAACATCAGGCTCTCCATGAAGGAGGGCGAGGTGGAGAGCACCATCGGCGCCGGCGCGCGCGGCATCGAGTTCGCCTCCGTCCAGGGCGGCGCCGACTACCGCATCAACGACACCTTCTCCATCGGGCCCTACGTCTCACTGTCGGCCGGCGTCTACCAGACGGCCACCACCAGCATCGAGACGAAGAACGTCCCCATCCTCGGCGACATCTCCGAGTCGGAGTCGGAGAGCATCGACGACAAGGCGGTCCACGCCTGGCTGTCCGGCGGCCTGCGGATGCAGGTCCGCTTCTGA
- a CDS encoding transglycosylase SLT domain-containing protein: MSAALRELASLYLTQALLLAVAPALAWLALALLARLGRSLSARQSLKVARGALLLSLVLPLLALAVHALVPTGPRFTFERSVARHAGRLPEPLWEPRPAVKPARAQTSAPEFPPVLPAAALTLLVGGIAVMVRALARHARLLRELESLPRVRGVGRVAVVLGEAGMPAFSAWFPRLRREPSAWVVVPPALLEDAESLRLTVLHELQHHRQRDTQRAFARLVLTGAFFWHPGAHGLSRWMASLQELACDEALVASGRVQAHAYARCLLQAALSVRSEASLPAGATGMSHPTTRRIQMLFQPRPARAQGVSALLAALCLFLVPLAAVSQGVASGRAVTLAEAQALATSSQPKGDLPVVVDAHVLARLNALTGTEKGRAFMKRALANLKTQREALAAPLRAKGLPEGLLAVAVVESAATNMPETDGRPSLAPGMRGAGVWMFIPETARRYGLEVSEARDERLDVTRESQAAAALLSDLHARFGDWRLALAAYNQGSKKVEAALAAGGSRDATALIDAGHLNDYAATVQAGLLILRNPHLLD; this comes from the coding sequence GTGAGCGCCGCGCTGCGTGAGCTCGCGTCACTCTATCTGACGCAGGCGCTGCTGCTCGCCGTGGCGCCGGCGTTGGCCTGGCTGGCGCTGGCGCTGTTGGCCCGGCTGGGGCGTTCGTTGTCGGCGCGGCAGTCCTTGAAGGTGGCGCGCGGCGCGCTGCTGCTGTCGCTGGTGTTGCCGCTGCTGGCCCTGGCCGTGCACGCGCTGGTGCCCACCGGGCCCCGCTTCACCTTCGAGCGCTCCGTGGCGCGCCACGCGGGACGGCTGCCCGAGCCGCTGTGGGAGCCGCGTCCGGCGGTGAAGCCCGCGCGGGCCCAGACGTCCGCGCCTGAGTTTCCCCCCGTGCTGCCCGCGGCGGCGCTGACGCTGCTGGTGGGCGGCATCGCGGTGATGGTTCGGGCGCTGGCGCGGCATGCGCGCTTGCTGCGCGAGCTGGAGTCGCTGCCCCGGGTGCGCGGCGTGGGGCGTGTCGCCGTGGTGCTGGGCGAGGCGGGCATGCCTGCCTTCTCGGCGTGGTTTCCCCGCCTGCGCCGTGAGCCGTCCGCGTGGGTGGTGGTGCCGCCCGCGCTGCTGGAGGACGCGGAGTCCCTCCGGCTGACGGTGCTCCACGAGCTTCAGCACCACCGTCAGCGCGACACGCAGCGGGCCTTCGCGCGGCTCGTCCTCACCGGTGCCTTCTTCTGGCACCCGGGGGCGCATGGCCTGTCCCGGTGGATGGCCTCGCTCCAGGAGCTGGCGTGTGACGAGGCGCTGGTGGCCAGCGGCCGGGTCCAGGCGCACGCCTATGCGCGGTGCCTGCTCCAGGCGGCCTTGTCGGTGCGGTCTGAAGCCTCCCTCCCCGCCGGTGCCACTGGCATGTCCCACCCCACCACCCGGAGAATCCAGATGCTCTTCCAGCCTCGTCCCGCCCGCGCCCAGGGCGTTTCCGCGCTCCTGGCCGCGTTGTGTCTCTTCCTGGTGCCGCTCGCGGCGGTGTCGCAAGGCGTGGCGAGCGGCCGCGCGGTGACGCTCGCGGAGGCGCAGGCGCTCGCGACGTCCAGCCAGCCGAAGGGGGATCTGCCGGTGGTGGTGGACGCGCACGTGTTGGCGCGGCTCAACGCGCTCACGGGCACGGAGAAGGGCCGCGCGTTCATGAAGCGCGCGCTGGCCAACCTGAAGACGCAGCGGGAGGCGCTCGCCGCGCCGCTGCGCGCGAAGGGGCTGCCCGAGGGACTGCTGGCCGTGGCCGTCGTCGAGTCCGCCGCGACGAACATGCCGGAGACGGATGGCCGGCCCTCGCTGGCGCCGGGCATGCGTGGCGCGGGCGTGTGGATGTTCATCCCGGAGACGGCGCGGCGCTACGGCCTGGAGGTCAGCGAGGCGCGCGATGAGCGGTTGGACGTGACGCGCGAGTCGCAGGCCGCCGCCGCGCTGCTGTCGGACCTGCACGCGCGGTTTGGGGACTGGCGGCTGGCGCTCGCCGCGTACAACCAGGGCAGCAAGAAGGTGGAGGCCGCGCTCGCCGCGGGCGGCAGCCGGGATGCCACCGCGCTCATCGACGCCGGGCACCTCAACGACTACGCGGCCACCGTGCAGGCGGGGCTGCTCATCCTGCGCAACCCGCACCTGCTGGACTGA
- a CDS encoding BlaI/MecI/CopY family transcriptional regulator produces MTRKPEPEVAPRPLTPVELELMHLVWRLGEVSVADVLAALPPERALAYTSVSTVLRILEQKGVVQSRKQGRGHLYSAVLPRDAYEAQSVRHLVETVFDGTPSALVARLVEAVPLSASDVDQLRELLDAKGRKP; encoded by the coding sequence GTGACTCGCAAGCCTGAGCCTGAAGTGGCCCCCCGGCCGTTGACGCCGGTGGAGCTGGAGTTGATGCACCTCGTCTGGCGCCTGGGCGAGGTGAGCGTGGCGGACGTGCTGGCCGCGCTGCCGCCGGAGCGCGCGCTGGCGTACACGTCCGTCTCCACGGTGCTGCGCATCCTGGAGCAGAAGGGCGTGGTGCAGAGCCGCAAGCAGGGGCGGGGCCACCTGTATTCGGCGGTGCTGCCGCGTGACGCCTACGAGGCGCAGAGCGTGCGCCACCTGGTGGAGACGGTGTTCGACGGCACGCCCTCCGCGCTGGTGGCGCGGCTGGTGGAGGCGGTGCCGCTGTCCGCCTCGGACGTGGACCAGCTCCGCGAGCTGCTCGACGCGAAGGGCCGCAAGCCGTGA